From Frateuria aurantia DSM 6220, one genomic window encodes:
- a CDS encoding phosphotransferase enzyme family protein has protein sequence MNAQACAHGMGHDLVVPRWPALQLDDVETILQAYPQAGRPLDLRWHSPRPFSSAALVRTDRTELFVKRHHHRLRQAGDLAEEHAFVKHLARHALPVPQWLQDQSGHTARQVGDWACEVQYVAEGEDWYRDRHSWTAYRSTREAEAAGEALAQLHVAAADFVRPPRRSRLLVNNFRLFGASGTLTALQAELDVRPALADYLAPREWRQDLQQHLLDPYQRQLLAQLPSYPALWTHGDWHGSNLLWRTTPKGPKVQSILDFGLSDRSFALFDLATAIERALIPWLDLDEGGTTVAELDQLDALLHGYTRVQPVTAAQLRQLACLLPLAHADFALSEVEYFAGIAEDPASADIAYHRYLLGHADWFGSAEGQRLTAHLQTMARRAA, from the coding sequence GTGAACGCGCAGGCCTGCGCCCACGGCATGGGCCACGACCTGGTGGTGCCACGCTGGCCCGCACTGCAGCTCGATGATGTGGAGACCATTCTGCAGGCCTATCCGCAGGCCGGCAGGCCGCTCGATCTGCGCTGGCACAGCCCCCGGCCGTTCTCGTCAGCGGCCCTGGTCAGAACCGACCGTACGGAGCTCTTCGTCAAGCGGCACCATCATCGGCTGAGGCAGGCTGGCGATCTGGCCGAAGAACACGCTTTCGTAAAGCATCTGGCCCGACATGCCTTGCCCGTTCCGCAATGGCTGCAGGATCAGTCCGGTCATACCGCCCGACAGGTCGGTGACTGGGCCTGCGAAGTGCAGTATGTCGCCGAAGGTGAAGACTGGTATCGCGACCGCCACTCGTGGACGGCCTATCGTTCGACCCGAGAGGCCGAGGCTGCCGGAGAGGCTCTGGCCCAGCTGCACGTCGCGGCGGCGGACTTTGTCCGGCCGCCTCGACGCAGCCGCTTGCTGGTGAACAATTTCCGCCTTTTTGGCGCCAGCGGCACGCTGACCGCACTACAGGCCGAGCTGGATGTGCGCCCGGCGCTGGCGGATTACCTTGCGCCTCGCGAGTGGCGGCAGGATCTGCAGCAGCATCTGCTCGATCCCTATCAACGACAGCTGCTCGCCCAGCTTCCGTCATACCCCGCACTGTGGACCCATGGCGACTGGCATGGATCGAACCTGCTCTGGCGCACGACACCCAAGGGTCCGAAGGTCCAGTCGATACTGGATTTCGGTCTGAGCGATCGCAGCTTCGCGCTGTTCGACCTCGCTACCGCCATCGAACGCGCCCTGATTCCCTGGCTGGATCTCGACGAAGGCGGCACGACCGTAGCGGAGCTGGATCAACTCGATGCTCTGCTGCACGGCTATACCCGGGTACAGCCCGTCACCGCCGCCCAGCTGCGCCAGCTGGCATGCCTGCTTCCCCTTGCGCACGCCGACTTTGCACTGAGCGAAGTCGAATACTTCGCCGGCATCGCCGAAGATCCCGCCTCGGCGGATATCGCCTACCACCGTTATCTGCTGGGTCACGCCGACTGGTTCGGCAGCGCCGAAGGCCAGCGCCTTACCGCACATCTGCAGACCATGGCCCGGAGGGCCGCATGA
- a CDS encoding MFS transporter, which produces MSISRRASVHEALPMIHGLSLMIFLAAATAPTPLYRLYQQDWHFTTPWLTGVFAIYAFTLVLALLLGARLSDHLGRRPVISSAIVLNMLAMGLFMQAHSVGWLLWARALQGAATGLATATLGAAMLDLNRQRGAVINSVAPMLGMSIGALGSTAMLVYVPAPLPRVYLVLAVSLLLALGLTWLTPETASRRAGAWLSLRPGLGVPVRIRRAFLAVAPVNIAVWMVGGFYLSLMPSLVVQIMHARSPWLGGGVVALLTLTGTVAILLALRQAALRVLLGGAAMLLAGTALIRHGVDQASAAGLLSGSLLAGLGFGSAFLGAVRSVLPHAEVHERGQVMGVFYLESYLAFSVPALALGFIVQWLGMLPAVHLYTDLIMALLALAMAWMLGCRRHLHLPAEG; this is translated from the coding sequence ATGTCGATTTCTCGACGCGCGTCGGTCCATGAGGCCTTGCCCATGATCCATGGCCTGAGCCTGATGATCTTTCTGGCCGCCGCGACGGCACCCACGCCCCTATATCGGCTGTATCAGCAGGACTGGCATTTCACTACCCCCTGGTTGACCGGCGTGTTTGCCATCTATGCCTTCACTCTGGTGTTGGCTCTGCTGCTGGGTGCACGGCTGTCGGATCACCTGGGGCGACGGCCGGTGATTTCGTCCGCCATCGTGTTGAATATGCTGGCCATGGGGCTGTTCATGCAGGCTCATTCGGTCGGCTGGCTGTTGTGGGCGCGTGCGCTGCAGGGGGCGGCTACCGGTCTGGCCACGGCAACGTTGGGAGCTGCGATGCTGGATCTGAACCGTCAGCGCGGCGCTGTCATCAACAGCGTGGCGCCGATGCTGGGCATGAGTATCGGGGCTCTGGGCAGTACGGCCATGCTGGTTTATGTGCCGGCGCCCTTGCCGCGGGTTTATCTGGTATTGGCCGTGTCGCTGCTGCTGGCGCTGGGCCTGACCTGGCTGACCCCTGAAACGGCCTCGCGCAGGGCGGGTGCATGGCTCAGCCTGCGACCCGGCCTGGGTGTTCCGGTCAGAATCCGGCGGGCTTTCCTGGCGGTGGCGCCTGTCAATATCGCGGTATGGATGGTGGGAGGATTCTATCTTTCGTTGATGCCGTCTCTGGTGGTCCAGATCATGCATGCCCGCTCGCCATGGCTGGGTGGCGGTGTGGTGGCCCTGCTGACCCTGACGGGGACCGTGGCCATCCTGCTGGCATTGCGGCAAGCGGCTCTCAGGGTGCTGCTGGGCGGGGCCGCCATGTTGCTGGCAGGCACCGCGCTGATCCGGCATGGTGTCGACCAGGCCAGTGCTGCGGGACTGTTGAGTGGCTCGCTGCTGGCGGGGCTGGGGTTTGGCAGCGCGTTTCTGGGGGCTGTCCGCAGCGTGCTGCCGCATGCCGAGGTGCATGAGCGGGGCCAGGTCATGGGGGTGTTCTATCTCGAAAGCTATCTGGCGTTCAGCGTGCCCGCCTTGGCTCTGGGTTTCATCGTGCAGTGGCTGGGTATGTTGCCAGCCGTGCATTTGTACACTGACCTGATCATGGCGCTGCTGGCGCTCGCGATGGCGTGGATGCTGGGTTGCCGCCGCCATCTGCATCTGCCGGCGGAGGGCTGA
- a CDS encoding threo-3-hydroxy-L-aspartate ammonia-lyase: MNLLPSHADVIAAAARLQGHAHRTPVLTSSILDRELQAEVFFKCENFQRMGAFKFRGAFNALSRFNAEQRKAGVVTFSSGNHAQAIALAASLLDIPATIIMPHDAPAAKVEATRGYGGRIICYDRYTEDREQIGRELAGREGLTLIPPYDHPDVISGQGTAAKELFDETGPLDALFVPLGGGGLLAGSALASRAMAPACRVYGVEPEAGNDGQQSLRRGSIVHIDTPVTLADGAQTQHLGQLTFPVIQRDVTDILTASDTELIEAMRFFASRMKLVVEPTGCLGLAAAHQMKSSLQGQRIGILVSGGNVDLDRYATLLKQ; encoded by the coding sequence ATGAACCTCCTTCCCAGCCATGCCGATGTCATTGCCGCCGCCGCGCGACTGCAAGGGCATGCCCATCGCACTCCGGTGCTGACGTCCAGCATCCTCGATCGGGAACTGCAGGCCGAAGTCTTCTTCAAGTGCGAGAATTTCCAGCGCATGGGGGCCTTCAAGTTCCGTGGTGCCTTCAATGCCCTGTCCCGCTTCAATGCGGAACAGCGCAAGGCCGGGGTGGTCACCTTCTCCTCGGGCAACCACGCCCAGGCCATCGCCCTGGCCGCCTCGCTGCTGGATATCCCGGCCACCATCATCATGCCGCACGATGCCCCGGCGGCCAAAGTCGAAGCCACCCGTGGTTATGGCGGTCGAATCATCTGCTATGACCGCTATACCGAAGATCGCGAGCAGATCGGCCGCGAGCTGGCCGGGCGCGAGGGCCTCACCCTGATTCCGCCCTATGATCATCCTGACGTAATCAGCGGCCAGGGCACGGCCGCCAAGGAACTGTTCGATGAAACCGGGCCGCTGGATGCCTTGTTCGTACCGCTGGGCGGCGGCGGCCTGCTGGCCGGCTCGGCACTGGCCAGCAGGGCCATGGCCCCGGCTTGCAGGGTCTACGGGGTCGAGCCCGAGGCCGGCAACGATGGCCAGCAGTCGCTGCGCCGCGGCAGCATCGTGCATATCGATACACCTGTGACCCTGGCCGATGGCGCCCAGACCCAGCATCTTGGCCAGCTCACCTTTCCCGTCATCCAGCGCGATGTCACCGATATCCTGACCGCCAGCGATACCGAACTGATCGAGGCAATGCGTTTTTTCGCCAGTCGCATGAAGCTGGTGGTCGAACCCACTGGATGCCTGGGCCTGGCCGCCGCGCACCAGATGAAAAGCTCGCTGCAGGGGCAGCGCATCGGCATTCTGGTCAGTGGCGGCAACGTCGATCTGGACCGTTACGCCACCTTGCTGAAGCAATAA
- a CDS encoding TetR/AcrR family transcriptional regulator, with protein sequence MQNQASRSAPRPGGRSARVQAAVHQAVQRLQDQAGRDGLTIPAIAAEAGVTPSTIYRRWGDLGQLLADVALEQLRPESPPEDTGSFEGDLRAWLAQYFEEMASEPGRAMLRDVLGSAGTDGQERCMHFCTAQIDALRARGLQRGEAVVATESIVDQVIAPLMYRILFAGTTPTTADIERRLAPNLPR encoded by the coding sequence ATGCAAAATCAAGCTTCACGCAGCGCACCCCGTCCCGGTGGCCGCAGCGCCCGAGTCCAGGCTGCCGTGCACCAGGCTGTGCAGCGGCTGCAGGATCAGGCTGGCCGGGATGGCCTGACCATTCCGGCCATCGCCGCCGAGGCTGGGGTCACGCCCTCGACCATCTATCGCCGCTGGGGGGATCTCGGCCAGTTGCTGGCCGATGTCGCGCTGGAGCAGCTCCGTCCGGAATCGCCGCCCGAGGACACCGGCAGCTTCGAAGGAGACCTGCGGGCCTGGCTGGCTCAGTACTTCGAAGAAATGGCTTCGGAACCGGGCCGCGCCATGTTGCGCGACGTGCTTGGCAGCGCCGGCACAGATGGCCAGGAACGCTGCATGCATTTCTGCACGGCCCAGATCGATGCGCTGCGTGCGCGCGGCCTGCAGCGCGGCGAGGCCGTGGTGGCGACCGAATCCATTGTCGACCAGGTGATCGCTCCGCTGATGTATCGCATCCTGTTTGCCGGCACCACCCCCACCACCGCAGACATCGAACGGCGGCTGGCACCGAACCTGCCACGCTGA
- a CDS encoding UTRA domain-containing protein, whose translation MTQPSEADRISDIILHDIDRQVWSADQPLPVERLLAGRFHCTRVTLREALQQLEAQGRVYRENRRGWFVSAPRLRYSPASIDGFMQYAASQSRSPRTELLSAFEQPAGPIFAEQLGLPGADTPVVILKRRRWLGRRAVLFEINVLRASWCPDLLKHDLQGSLSVIFGERMGLHMSHSETRMHAGSLPAEPAQLLFGRRGMPCIHIQRLSRADDGQAVELDCEYWRADALEVVVTSDGKAPRTGPSRASG comes from the coding sequence TTGACTCAGCCCTCGGAAGCTGACCGCATCAGCGACATCATTCTCCACGATATCGATCGGCAGGTCTGGTCGGCTGACCAGCCGTTGCCAGTGGAGCGCTTGCTGGCCGGCCGCTTCCATTGTACCCGGGTCACCTTGCGCGAGGCCTTGCAACAGCTCGAAGCACAGGGCCGTGTCTACCGTGAAAATCGCCGAGGCTGGTTCGTCAGCGCGCCACGTCTGCGCTACAGCCCCGCCAGCATCGACGGCTTCATGCAATATGCGGCCTCGCAGTCACGGTCACCGCGAACGGAGCTGCTCAGCGCATTCGAGCAGCCCGCCGGCCCGATCTTCGCCGAGCAATTGGGCCTGCCCGGCGCCGATACGCCGGTGGTGATTCTGAAACGCCGACGTTGGCTTGGACGCAGGGCCGTGCTTTTCGAGATCAACGTCCTGCGTGCCAGCTGGTGTCCCGACCTGCTGAAGCATGACCTGCAGGGATCGCTGAGCGTCATCTTCGGCGAACGGATGGGACTGCACATGTCTCACAGCGAAACACGCATGCATGCAGGCAGTCTCCCGGCCGAACCGGCCCAGCTGCTGTTTGGGCGCCGCGGAATGCCCTGCATTCATATCCAGCGGCTGAGCCGCGCTGATGACGGACAGGCCGTGGAACTGGACTGCGAATACTGGCGTGCCGACGCGCTGGAAGTGGTCGTCACCAGCGATGGCAAGGCTCCCCGTACCGGCCCATCAAGGGCCTCCGGATAA
- the pnuC gene encoding nicotinamide riboside transporter PnuC — MTKLEIFACAFNVWGVWLTARQQRACWPVSIVAVAMYACLFHRWKLYSDMLLQGVYIVLQCWGWLRWSRQRETAGTIIIQPLSHRGLMLSLLAAAIMTALLGGLMGHYTNASMPWLDASLTAASLVASAWTARRHLQTWLLWIVIDGLYVAVFMYRHLPVTAGLYLLFVGLAAYGYVTWRSRASNESVTSCATGHSMADAHIARHPG; from the coding sequence ATGACAAAGCTCGAAATCTTTGCCTGCGCGTTCAATGTCTGGGGTGTCTGGCTCACGGCCCGCCAACAGCGTGCCTGCTGGCCTGTCAGTATCGTCGCTGTAGCCATGTACGCCTGCCTGTTTCACCGCTGGAAATTGTATTCCGACATGCTGCTGCAGGGCGTCTATATCGTGCTGCAGTGCTGGGGCTGGCTGCGCTGGAGCAGACAGCGCGAAACGGCCGGCACGATCATCATCCAGCCTCTGTCTCATCGCGGGCTGATGCTGTCGCTGCTGGCCGCAGCAATCATGACCGCCTTGCTGGGCGGTCTCATGGGACATTACACGAATGCCTCGATGCCATGGCTGGATGCCAGTCTCACCGCGGCCAGCCTGGTGGCCAGCGCATGGACGGCGCGCCGGCATCTCCAGACATGGCTGCTGTGGATCGTCATTGACGGCCTCTACGTCGCCGTGTTCATGTACCGGCATTTGCCCGTGACGGCAGGCCTGTACCTGCTTTTCGTCGGCCTGGCCGCCTATGGGTACGTGACCTGGCGGTCCCGGGCCAGCAACGAATCCGTCACATCGTGCGCTACCGGTCACTCCATGGCCGATGCACATATCGCACGACACCCCGGCTAG
- a CDS encoding sulfurtransferase, translating into MSAPPSPLISPSELAAAMLASGVDVIDASVELPSPRFDGDHRHASGLAGWIEEQIPGSRHVDLLHAFSDPHARFSFAMPAWSAWPDRLDTLGFHPDRMPVIYDRSDGFWAARLWWMLDSAGIRCRVLDGGIAAWKADGQIVIRGAPQPQPLVRRHDWSLKPQPHRWADLEQVRAITESRQQGTLICALSDAMFNGIVPTRYSRRGHIPGSLNLPARRLLGPANRRRPMAENAELVAASLANAATPWVIYCGGGISAASLALDLYRLGHRDVAVYDGSLQEWSADVSLPMSSAT; encoded by the coding sequence ATGAGTGCCCCACCATCACCGTTGATCTCCCCGTCCGAGCTGGCCGCGGCAATGCTGGCATCGGGAGTCGATGTCATCGATGCCAGCGTCGAGCTGCCATCACCGCGGTTCGATGGCGACCATCGCCATGCCAGTGGCCTTGCCGGCTGGATTGAAGAACAGATACCCGGATCACGCCATGTGGATCTGCTGCATGCCTTCAGCGACCCGCATGCTCGATTCAGTTTCGCGATGCCGGCCTGGAGCGCCTGGCCCGACAGACTCGACACGCTCGGCTTTCATCCCGACCGCATGCCCGTCATCTATGACCGCAGTGACGGGTTCTGGGCTGCACGATTGTGGTGGATGCTGGACAGCGCCGGCATTCGGTGCCGAGTGCTGGATGGAGGCATTGCAGCCTGGAAGGCCGATGGTCAAATCGTCATCAGGGGAGCCCCCCAACCTCAGCCGCTGGTACGTCGGCATGACTGGTCACTTAAGCCCCAGCCTCATCGCTGGGCCGATCTGGAGCAGGTCCGGGCCATCACAGAAAGTCGTCAGCAAGGCACACTGATCTGTGCCTTGTCGGACGCCATGTTCAACGGCATCGTGCCGACCCGCTACAGCCGTCGCGGCCATATTCCCGGAAGCCTGAACCTGCCCGCGCGCCGTCTGCTGGGCCCAGCGAATCGCCGCCGGCCCATGGCCGAAAACGCGGAACTGGTCGCGGCATCCCTGGCCAATGCCGCGACCCCATGGGTGATCTATTGCGGCGGCGGCATCTCGGCGGCCTCGCTGGCCCTTGATCTGTATCGGCTTGGCCACCGTGACGTGGCGGTCTACGACGGTTCCCTGCAGGAGTGGTCTGCCGATGTCAGCCTGCCGATGTCCAGCGCAACTTGA
- a CDS encoding ABC transporter substrate-binding protein translates to MKKLRLVLEYFHPWPNSAGFYYARDQGWYRQAGLDVHILLPDPGQGDSLAHLLSGDADFAVAPSNRLLVRRAGRQPLKGIAAINHRGLEAIQTLVETGIQRPRDLQGRRLAMNPTPRGLAMVRHVVELDGGDFDQVVIVDTGSRELRPEDLEAGRADASFGGYWAWEALMDSSVPSARRIVWQIDQLGAPAYHSYQLCSSDALLQAEPDMVRDFIRATARGFATVAGDPLAALDVYERTTPYFSRALLSSSLQKIAPTWLHDGRWGEQRSPLLEGYAQWLADHGIVDNPQIWKDAIDNQYLPRDRP, encoded by the coding sequence GTGAAAAAGCTTCGCCTCGTACTGGAATACTTTCATCCCTGGCCCAATTCGGCCGGGTTCTATTACGCCCGCGATCAAGGCTGGTACCGACAGGCGGGGCTGGACGTGCATATCCTGCTGCCCGACCCGGGCCAGGGCGACAGTCTGGCCCACCTGCTGTCCGGCGATGCCGACTTTGCCGTCGCCCCCAGCAATCGCCTGCTGGTCCGTCGCGCCGGACGACAGCCGCTCAAGGGCATCGCGGCGATCAACCATCGTGGCCTGGAAGCCATTCAGACGCTGGTTGAAACGGGTATCCAGCGCCCTCGCGACCTGCAGGGCCGGCGCCTCGCCATGAATCCGACGCCACGTGGTCTGGCCATGGTCCGCCATGTGGTGGAACTCGACGGCGGGGATTTCGACCAGGTCGTGATCGTCGATACCGGCTCCCGCGAGCTGAGGCCCGAAGATCTGGAGGCCGGACGGGCCGATGCGAGTTTCGGCGGCTACTGGGCCTGGGAAGCGCTGATGGACAGCTCCGTACCCAGCGCACGGCGGATCGTCTGGCAGATCGACCAGCTGGGTGCACCGGCCTATCACAGCTATCAATTGTGCAGCAGCGATGCGCTGCTGCAGGCCGAGCCTGACATGGTGCGCGACTTCATCCGGGCCACCGCGCGCGGTTTTGCCACGGTCGCCGGCGATCCGCTGGCCGCACTCGATGTCTACGAGCGGACCACCCCCTATTTTTCGCGGGCCCTGCTCTCCTCGTCGCTGCAGAAGATCGCTCCGACCTGGCTGCACGACGGTCGTTGGGGCGAGCAGCGTAGCCCCTTGCTGGAGGGCTATGCACAATGGCTCGCTGACCATGGCATCGTGGATAATCCGCAGATCTGGAAGGATGCCATCGACAACCAGTATCTGCCGCGGGACAGGCCGTGA
- a CDS encoding helix-turn-helix transcriptional regulator — MDKRIKQRRLAREWSQSDLAAALTVSRQTVTAIENGRYDPSLPLASTIAAMFERRIEDIFQP, encoded by the coding sequence ATGGACAAACGGATCAAGCAACGGAGACTGGCCCGTGAATGGAGCCAGAGCGATCTCGCAGCCGCATTGACTGTCTCGCGACAAACGGTCACCGCCATCGAAAACGGACGCTACGATCCCAGTCTGCCGCTGGCATCCACGATAGCGGCCATGTTTGAACGGCGCATCGAGGATATCTTCCAGCCCTGA
- a CDS encoding TonB-dependent receptor: protein MKLSLQIKHLLTQHRWPAALAIGLIVDINGSPSATAASAIEQPTADDTQAVTDAASQHGTPAPVKTRKARRLQSIVVTSGSGRSSYQGQIAEIGSFTPQSIHDTPASISQVTRSVMDDQQAKLLSDVVRNDASVQLNDAATGYYEGLSIRGFPLDQATGYQINGLTIAGEQNVALENKQSVDILKGESAFQNGVGSPGGIIDYETKRPADIHSLTIGTDAQGSRYYAGDFGWLARDKNFGIRLNFAHEAIHSPIQYADGQRNVLSLAADWRITARSSLQVDAEWQRRSQISVNGYQLLGGTTLPGHVSNASFIGYQPWVQPTTFNAYNLSARYNYSFGDDWRLSIRAGSSWSDLNDNMVYAYGCYYQSACSNAAGHYFSAAGGYDIYDYRMPVEDYRNNEVQALLFGDIDDGPVHQSVTLGISAFQHKVVESGEVYDYVGSGNIYSATPYYPRDDDSVTPAQTVLDSRQFAVFGSDQLSFGQHWQLSLGGREVFLREKAFDSDSGSLQRDTRQNVFLPQTALVYKPSDQWMLYASYSKGLSLGNQAPWWATNANQFFTPYVSRQTELGAKWSASPRLSINAALFDMTQPFSYARPDSSEEGYTYVREGSERHLGAELSAAGEITDHLRITSSLAYIHATASGSGYRAYDGVQVINQPRLKAAVYAHYDLPWVPQLSLLGGVNYSSRKSVLNDASVQAPAFVTLSLGASLLTHVEGHALTFRLSIDNLTNRFYWADAGASGGDMFLYPGQPRTARLSAQYDF from the coding sequence ATGAAACTGTCTTTACAGATCAAACACCTGCTCACCCAACATCGGTGGCCTGCCGCACTTGCCATCGGCCTGATCGTCGACATCAACGGCAGCCCGTCGGCAACGGCGGCATCGGCCATCGAGCAACCAACGGCCGACGACACCCAGGCGGTCACGGATGCCGCCTCGCAGCACGGAACACCGGCGCCAGTGAAAACCCGCAAGGCCCGTCGACTGCAAAGCATCGTCGTCACCTCGGGATCCGGCCGGAGCAGCTATCAAGGCCAGATCGCCGAGATCGGCAGCTTCACTCCGCAATCGATCCACGACACGCCTGCCTCGATAAGCCAGGTCACACGCAGCGTGATGGACGATCAACAGGCAAAGCTTCTCAGCGACGTGGTGCGCAATGATGCCTCCGTGCAACTCAACGATGCCGCGACAGGCTATTACGAAGGTCTGTCCATCCGCGGATTCCCGCTGGACCAGGCGACCGGCTATCAGATCAACGGCCTGACGATCGCAGGCGAGCAGAATGTCGCGCTTGAAAACAAGCAGAGCGTCGACATTCTGAAGGGAGAATCGGCCTTCCAGAACGGCGTCGGATCGCCTGGCGGGATCATAGACTACGAGACCAAACGGCCGGCCGACATTCATTCACTTACGATCGGGACCGACGCCCAGGGCTCACGTTACTACGCCGGTGATTTCGGCTGGCTCGCTCGTGACAAGAACTTCGGCATCCGCCTGAATTTTGCCCACGAAGCCATCCACAGCCCCATCCAGTACGCGGACGGCCAGCGCAACGTGCTGTCGCTGGCCGCCGACTGGAGGATCACGGCCAGAAGCAGTCTGCAGGTGGATGCGGAATGGCAGCGCCGCAGCCAGATATCCGTCAACGGCTATCAGCTGCTGGGCGGCACGACCCTGCCCGGCCATGTATCCAATGCGAGCTTTATCGGCTACCAGCCCTGGGTACAGCCGACGACCTTCAATGCCTACAACCTCAGTGCTCGCTACAACTACAGTTTCGGTGACGACTGGCGACTGTCGATACGGGCCGGCAGCAGCTGGTCGGACCTGAACGACAACATGGTCTATGCATACGGATGCTACTACCAGAGCGCCTGCAGCAACGCGGCTGGACATTATTTCAGTGCTGCCGGCGGATACGACATCTACGATTACCGTATGCCGGTCGAGGACTACCGCAACAACGAAGTCCAGGCCTTGCTGTTCGGCGATATCGACGATGGGCCGGTACACCAGAGCGTGACATTGGGGATCAGCGCGTTCCAGCACAAAGTGGTGGAATCCGGGGAGGTATACGACTATGTCGGCAGCGGCAACATCTATAGCGCCACACCGTATTACCCGCGAGACGATGACAGCGTCACACCTGCGCAGACCGTGCTGGACAGCCGGCAATTCGCGGTGTTCGGAAGCGACCAGCTGAGCTTCGGCCAGCATTGGCAACTCAGCCTGGGCGGGCGAGAGGTCTTCTTGCGTGAAAAGGCCTTCGACAGCGACTCCGGTTCGCTGCAGCGCGACACCCGCCAGAATGTATTCCTGCCTCAGACCGCACTGGTCTACAAGCCGTCCGACCAGTGGATGCTGTACGCCAGTTACAGCAAGGGACTGTCCTTGGGCAATCAGGCCCCGTGGTGGGCGACCAATGCCAACCAGTTTTTCACCCCTTATGTCAGCCGTCAGACCGAACTGGGTGCCAAATGGTCGGCCAGCCCGCGCCTGAGCATCAATGCGGCGCTGTTCGACATGACACAGCCCTTTTCCTACGCGCGGCCCGATAGTTCCGAGGAAGGCTATACCTATGTCAGGGAAGGCAGTGAAAGGCATCTGGGCGCGGAGCTGTCCGCGGCCGGCGAGATCACCGACCACCTGCGCATCACCTCCAGCCTCGCCTATATCCACGCCACGGCCTCAGGCAGCGGCTATCGCGCCTACGATGGCGTGCAGGTGATCAATCAGCCCCGACTCAAGGCTGCCGTCTATGCGCACTATGATCTGCCGTGGGTACCTCAGCTGAGCCTGCTCGGCGGGGTCAATTACAGCAGCCGCAAAAGCGTGCTGAACGATGCCTCGGTGCAGGCTCCCGCCTTTGTCACGTTGTCGCTGGGCGCCAGCTTGCTGACCCATGTCGAAGGCCATGCGCTGACCTTCCGGTTGAGCATCGACAACCTGACCAATCGCTTCTACTGGGCCGATGCCGGTGCCTCGGGCGGCGACATGTTCCTGTATCCCGGCCAGCCACGTACCGCGCGTCTGTCGGCGCAGTACGACTTCTAG
- a CDS encoding NUDIX hydrolase → MNHSLMIVIAAAVITREDGCLLLVRKHGSDIFIQPGGKLEVGEHPRQALCRELQEELGLNVAEQDLTPLGQGSAPAAHEAGHTVRAEFFGLQLPQALAEGLQVAAELAELRWIDPAQPGDLPIAALSRDFVLPHFGSPR, encoded by the coding sequence ATGAACCACAGTTTGATGATTGTCATCGCGGCCGCCGTGATCACCCGGGAGGATGGCTGCCTGCTGTTGGTCCGCAAGCATGGGTCTGACATCTTCATTCAGCCGGGCGGCAAGCTCGAGGTCGGCGAGCATCCACGGCAGGCCTTGTGCCGCGAATTGCAGGAGGAACTGGGTCTGAACGTGGCAGAACAGGACCTGACGCCCTTGGGGCAGGGTTCGGCACCGGCCGCCCACGAGGCGGGGCACACGGTGCGGGCGGAATTCTTCGGCCTGCAGCTGCCCCAGGCCTTGGCCGAGGGGCTGCAGGTCGCGGCCGAACTGGCCGAACTGCGCTGGATCGATCCTGCGCAGCCGGGCGATCTGCCCATCGCGGCGCTGAGCCGGGATTTCGTGCTGCCGCACTTCGGCTCGCCGCGCTGA